A section of the Streptomyces sp. Je 1-369 genome encodes:
- the secA gene encoding preprotein translocase subunit SecA, with translation MAVLRLDQLTGRIMRAGEGRMLRKLERVRDQVNSIEGEMERLSDAELRALTDEYKERHADGESLDALLPEAFATVREAARRVLGMRHFDVQVMGGAALHLGNIAEMQTGEGKTLSATLPAYLNALAGAGVHLVTVNDYLAERDARWMGRAYRFLGLTVGVIEADMSPDDRRAAYACDITYGTNNEFGFDYLRDNMAWSKSELVQRGHHFAIVDEADSILIDEARTPLIISGPADQPTHWYGFFAEAVRGMRGIAVQDEKYTAPQRKLELAELRAAYDYEYDPKKRTVAILDSGVEFLEDQLGIDNFYDSAHTSLIGQLHNALKAKEHFKKDKDYVVTDGEVLIVDEHTGRILAGRRYNEGVHQAIEAKEGVEIKDENQTLATITLQNFFRLYGKLSGMTGTAMTEAAEFHQIYKLHVVPIPTNKPMIRADKPDVIYRDESVKFEAVVADIIEKHRTGQPILVGTVSVAKSEHLSALLAGRGIRHEVLNAKNHLREAQIVAQAGRKGAVTVATNMAGRGTDIMLGGNPDAMAEAELRADGRTPEGDPDGYRTALDRITAEATAEHDEVTGLGGLYVLGTERHESRRIDNQLRGRSGRQGDPGRSRFYLSLGDDLMRLFRAELVERVMLMANVPDDVPIENKMVTRAIASAQSQVEQHHFETRKNVLKYDEVLNRQRGLIYQERRRVLEGEDLREQVHHFMADTIDAYVAAETADGFAEEWDLGRLWTACRLLYPARVTTADLDREAGGRADVTPPLITETLTDDIHARYEERERALGPDVMRELERRVVLSVLDRKWREHLYEMDYLQEGIWMRSYLGRDPLFEFQREGFDLFTAMMDAIKEESVGYLFNLDVRAESLEARKAEGQLRFSAPTMDTAEGVQEGGFDAREDTRDDIRGDTGGDTRDKKG, from the coding sequence ATGGCCGTCCTCAGGCTGGATCAACTCACCGGCAGGATCATGCGCGCGGGCGAAGGCAGAATGCTGCGCAAACTCGAACGCGTCCGGGATCAGGTCAACTCCATAGAGGGCGAGATGGAGCGGCTCTCCGACGCCGAACTCCGCGCTCTCACCGACGAGTACAAGGAGCGGCACGCCGACGGGGAGAGCCTCGACGCGCTGCTCCCCGAGGCCTTCGCGACCGTCCGCGAGGCCGCCCGGCGCGTCCTCGGCATGCGCCACTTCGACGTCCAGGTGATGGGCGGCGCGGCACTCCACCTCGGCAACATCGCCGAAATGCAGACGGGCGAGGGAAAGACCCTCTCCGCCACGCTGCCCGCGTATCTGAACGCCCTGGCCGGTGCGGGAGTTCACCTCGTCACGGTCAACGATTACCTGGCCGAGCGCGACGCCCGGTGGATGGGCCGCGCCTACCGCTTCCTCGGTCTGACCGTCGGCGTCATCGAGGCGGACATGAGCCCGGACGACCGCCGCGCCGCCTACGCCTGCGACATCACGTACGGCACGAACAACGAATTCGGCTTCGACTACCTGCGCGACAACATGGCCTGGTCGAAGAGCGAACTGGTGCAGCGCGGGCACCACTTCGCGATCGTCGACGAAGCGGACTCCATCCTCATCGACGAGGCCCGCACCCCCCTCATCATCTCGGGCCCCGCCGACCAGCCGACACACTGGTACGGATTCTTCGCCGAAGCCGTCCGCGGAATGCGGGGCATCGCGGTGCAGGACGAGAAGTACACGGCACCCCAGCGCAAACTGGAACTCGCGGAACTGCGCGCCGCGTACGACTACGAGTACGACCCGAAGAAACGCACCGTGGCCATCCTGGACAGCGGCGTGGAATTCCTCGAGGACCAGCTGGGCATCGACAACTTCTACGACTCCGCCCACACCTCGCTCATCGGCCAGCTGCACAACGCGCTCAAGGCGAAGGAGCACTTCAAGAAGGACAAGGACTACGTCGTCACCGACGGAGAAGTTCTGATCGTCGACGAGCACACCGGCCGCATCCTCGCGGGACGCCGCTACAACGAAGGCGTCCACCAGGCCATCGAGGCCAAGGAGGGCGTGGAGATCAAGGACGAGAACCAGACGCTCGCCACGATCACCCTGCAGAATTTCTTCCGCCTCTACGGAAAGCTCTCCGGAATGACCGGCACGGCCATGACGGAGGCCGCCGAGTTCCACCAGATCTACAAACTCCACGTCGTGCCCATCCCCACCAACAAACCGATGATCCGGGCCGACAAGCCCGACGTCATCTACCGCGACGAGTCCGTCAAATTCGAGGCGGTCGTCGCCGACATCATCGAAAAACACCGCACGGGGCAGCCGATCCTCGTCGGCACCGTCTCCGTCGCGAAGTCCGAGCACCTCTCCGCCCTGCTCGCCGGGCGCGGCATCCGGCACGAGGTGCTCAACGCCAAGAACCACCTGCGCGAGGCACAGATCGTCGCGCAGGCGGGCCGCAAGGGCGCCGTCACCGTCGCCACGAACATGGCGGGCCGCGGCACCGACATCATGCTCGGCGGAAACCCCGACGCCATGGCGGAGGCCGAGCTCCGCGCGGACGGCCGCACCCCGGAGGGCGACCCGGACGGATACCGCACGGCCCTGGACCGCATCACCGCCGAGGCCACCGCCGAACACGACGAGGTCACCGGCCTCGGCGGCCTCTACGTCCTCGGCACCGAACGCCACGAGTCGCGCCGCATCGACAACCAGCTGCGCGGCCGCTCCGGCCGCCAGGGCGACCCAGGACGCTCCCGCTTCTACCTCTCGCTCGGCGACGACCTGATGCGCCTGTTCCGCGCCGAACTCGTCGAACGCGTCATGCTCATGGCCAACGTCCCCGACGACGTGCCCATCGAGAACAAGATGGTGACCCGCGCCATCGCCTCCGCACAGTCCCAGGTCGAGCAGCACCACTTCGAGACCCGCAAGAACGTCCTCAAGTACGACGAGGTCCTCAACCGTCAGCGCGGCCTCATCTACCAGGAGCGCCGCCGTGTCCTGGAGGGCGAGGACCTGCGCGAACAGGTGCACCACTTCATGGCCGACACCATCGACGCGTACGTGGCCGCCGAGACCGCGGACGGCTTCGCGGAGGAGTGGGACCTGGGGCGGCTCTGGACCGCCTGCCGCCTGCTCTACCCCGCCCGCGTCACCACCGCCGACCTCGACCGGGAGGCGGGCGGCCGCGCCGACGTGACCCCGCCGCTGATCACCGAGACCCTCACCGACGACATCCACGCACGCTACGAGGAACGCGAGCGCGCCCTCGGCCCCGACGTCATGCGCGAACTGGAGCGCCGCGTGGTGCTCTCCGTCCTCGACCGGAAATGGCGCGAGCACCTGTACGAGATGGACTACCTCCAAGAGGGCATCTGGATGCGGTCCTACCTCGGCAGGGACCCCCTGTTCGAGTTCCAGCGAGAGGGCTTCGACCTGTTCACCGCCATGATGGACGCCATCAAGGAGGAGTCCGTCGGCTACCTCTTCAACCTGGACGTCCGCGCCGAGAGCCTGGAGGCGCGCAAGGCCGAAGGCCAACTCCGCTTCAGCGCACCGACGATGGACACCGCGGAGGGCGTCCAGGAGGGCGGTTTCGACGCCCGTGAGGACACCCGTGACGACATTCGCGGCGACACCGGCGGCGACACCCGCGACAAGAAGGGGTGA
- the ispG gene encoding flavodoxin-dependent (E)-4-hydroxy-3-methylbut-2-enyl-diphosphate synthase, with the protein MTAVSLGIPSVPTKLADRRVSRKIQVGTVAVGGDAPVSVQSMTTTRTSDIGATLQQIAELTASGCQIVRVACPTQDDADALATIARKSQIPVIADIHFQPKYVFAAIDAGCAAVRVNPGNIKQFDDKVKEIARAAKDAGTPIRIGVNAGSLDARLLKKYGKATPEALVESALWEASLFEEHDFRDIKISVKHNDPVVMVNAYRQLAAQCDYPLHLGVTEAGPAFQGTIKSAVAFGALLSEGIGDTIRVSLSAPPAEEIKVGIQILESLNLRQRRLEIVSCPSCGRAQVDVYKLAEEVTAGLDGMEVPLRVAVMGCVVNGPGEAREADLGVASGNGKGQIFVKGEVIKTVPESKIVETLIDEAMKIAEQMEKDGVASGEPTISVAG; encoded by the coding sequence ATGACTGCCGTATCGCTCGGAATCCCGTCCGTTCCGACCAAGCTCGCCGACCGAAGGGTCAGCCGTAAGATCCAGGTCGGCACGGTGGCCGTGGGCGGCGACGCACCGGTCTCGGTCCAGTCGATGACGACGACGCGCACGTCCGACATCGGCGCCACGCTGCAGCAGATCGCGGAGCTGACGGCTTCCGGCTGCCAGATCGTGCGCGTCGCCTGCCCGACGCAGGACGACGCGGACGCGCTCGCCACGATCGCGCGCAAGTCGCAGATCCCGGTGATCGCCGACATCCACTTCCAGCCGAAGTACGTGTTCGCGGCGATCGACGCCGGGTGTGCGGCGGTCCGCGTCAACCCGGGCAACATCAAGCAGTTCGACGACAAGGTCAAGGAGATCGCGCGGGCCGCGAAGGACGCGGGCACGCCGATCCGCATCGGCGTCAACGCGGGCTCCCTGGACGCGCGCCTCCTCAAGAAGTACGGCAAGGCGACCCCCGAGGCGCTCGTCGAGTCGGCCCTCTGGGAGGCGTCCCTCTTCGAGGAGCACGACTTCCGCGACATCAAGATCTCGGTCAAGCACAACGACCCGGTCGTCATGGTCAACGCGTACCGCCAGCTCGCGGCCCAGTGCGACTACCCGCTCCACCTCGGCGTGACCGAGGCGGGCCCCGCCTTCCAGGGCACGATCAAGTCCGCCGTCGCGTTCGGCGCGCTGCTCTCCGAGGGCATCGGCGACACGATCCGTGTCTCCCTCTCCGCGCCGCCCGCGGAGGAGATCAAGGTCGGCATCCAGATCCTCGAATCCCTCAACCTGCGCCAGCGCCGCCTGGAGATCGTCTCCTGCCCGTCCTGCGGCCGCGCCCAGGTCGACGTCTACAAGCTCGCCGAAGAGGTCACCGCCGGCCTCGACGGCATGGAGGTCCCGCTCCGCGTCGCCGTCATGGGCTGCGTCGTGAACGGACCCGGCGAGGCCCGCGAGGCCGACCTCGGCGTCGCCTCCGGCAACGGCAAGGGCCAGATCTTCGTCAAGGGCGAGGTCATCAAGACGGTGCCCGAGTCCAAGATCGTGGAGACGCTGATCGATGAGGCGATGAAGATTGCGGAGCAGATGGAAAAGGACGGAGTGGCCTCCGGCGAGCCCACGATCTCCGTCGCAGGCTGA
- a CDS encoding GNAT family N-acetyltransferase: MTDDVVIAPLDLAARVDDALRVQAHAFGLSDDEVAVRRQIVLRHLTYPGARAFGATTPDDRLVGFVYGMPNSRGHWWSTVVEPYLRSQNLDGWLDDSFVITELHVHPGHQNRGIGRGLITTITEGVREPRSILSAIDVESPARGLYRSLGYADLARRVLFPSAARPYAVMGAPLPLPPPPKRF, encoded by the coding sequence ATGACAGACGATGTCGTGATCGCGCCGCTCGACCTCGCCGCGCGCGTGGACGACGCACTGCGCGTCCAGGCCCACGCCTTCGGACTGAGCGACGACGAAGTGGCCGTCCGGCGGCAGATCGTCCTGCGGCACCTCACCTACCCGGGCGCCCGCGCGTTCGGCGCGACCACACCCGACGACCGCCTCGTCGGCTTCGTCTACGGCATGCCCAACAGCCGTGGCCACTGGTGGTCGACGGTCGTCGAGCCGTACCTGCGCAGCCAGAACCTCGACGGCTGGCTCGACGACTCCTTCGTGATCACCGAGCTGCACGTGCACCCGGGTCATCAGAACCGCGGCATCGGGCGTGGTCTCATCACGACCATCACCGAGGGTGTTCGCGAGCCGCGCTCGATCCTCTCCGCCATCGACGTGGAGAGCCCCGCCCGCGGCCTCTACCGCTCCCTCGGCTACGCGGACCTGGCCCGCCGCGTCCTGTTCCCCAGCGCCGCCCGGCCCTACGCGGTGATGGGCGCGCCCCTGCCGCTGCCACCGCCGCCGAAACGGTTCTGA
- a CDS encoding GNAT family N-acetyltransferase has protein sequence MLTQTTTRVLEPSDLDAALAVLDREPVANAFVTARVQVAGLDPWRLGGEMWGWYEDGMLASLCYAGANLVPICATPRAIRGFADRARRAGRRCSSIVGPAESTAQLWRLLQPSWGPAREVRAQQPLMVADRLPDDIVPDPYVRRVRKDEMETIMPACVAMFTEEVGVSPLAGDGGLLYQARVAELVGSGRSFARLDRDGKVVFKAEIGAATSQACQIQGVWVAPEYRGRGLAAPGMAAVLRYALADIAPVASLYVNDFNTAARAAYRRVGFQEVGAFMSVLF, from the coding sequence GTGTTGACTCAGACCACCACCCGGGTCCTCGAACCGAGTGACCTCGACGCCGCGCTCGCCGTGCTCGACCGCGAGCCGGTCGCGAACGCCTTCGTGACCGCTCGCGTCCAGGTGGCGGGCCTCGACCCGTGGCGCCTCGGCGGCGAGATGTGGGGCTGGTACGAGGACGGCATGCTGGCCTCGCTCTGCTACGCGGGCGCCAACCTCGTCCCCATCTGCGCCACCCCACGCGCCATCCGCGGCTTCGCGGACCGCGCCCGCAGGGCAGGGCGCCGCTGCTCGTCCATCGTCGGCCCCGCCGAGTCCACCGCCCAGCTGTGGCGGCTCCTGCAGCCCTCCTGGGGCCCCGCCCGTGAGGTCCGCGCCCAGCAGCCCCTGATGGTCGCCGACCGGCTCCCGGACGACATCGTCCCGGACCCGTACGTCCGTCGTGTCCGCAAGGACGAGATGGAGACGATCATGCCGGCGTGCGTGGCGATGTTCACCGAGGAGGTGGGGGTGTCGCCGCTCGCGGGGGATGGGGGGCTGCTCTATCAGGCTCGCGTCGCCGAACTCGTCGGCTCCGGCCGCTCCTTCGCCCGCCTCGACCGCGACGGCAAGGTCGTCTTCAAGGCGGAGATCGGCGCCGCCACGTCGCAGGCGTGCCAGATCCAGGGAGTCTGGGTGGCTCCCGAGTACCGCGGCCGCGGCCTCGCCGCCCCCGGCATGGCCGCCGTCCTGCGCTACGCCCTCGCGGACATCGCCCCCGTGGCCAGCCTCTACGTGAACGACTTCAACACCGCGGCCAGGGCGGCGTACCGACGCGTCGGCTTCCAGGAGGTCGGGGCGTTCATGAGCGTCCTGTTCTGA
- the dxr gene encoding 1-deoxy-D-xylulose-5-phosphate reductoisomerase has protein sequence MSDSASPLADPHLVFDPLTGDGPRDIVILGSTGSIGTQAIDLVRRNPDRFRVTALSAAGGRVGLLAEQARQLRVGTVAVADENAVPALREALKGQYAAGEALPEILAGPDAAAQLAASDCHTVLNGITGSIGLAPTLAALEAGRTLALANKESLIVGGPLVKALAKPGQIIPVDSEHAALFQALAAGTRADVRKLVVTASGGPFRGRTKADLANVTPEDALAHPTWAMGPVITVNSATLVNKGLEVIEAHLLYDIPFDRIEVVVHPQSYVHSMVEFTDGSTLAQATPPDMSGPIAIGIGWPERIPGAAPAFDWTKASSWEFFPLDNDAFPSVGLARHVGELAGTAPAVFNAANEECVDAFLKGALPFNGIMETVTRTVEEHETAVTGGPGTSLTVADVLEAETWARARARELAAKTTAEARA, from the coding sequence ATGAGCGACAGCGCATCCCCACTCGCCGACCCGCATCTCGTCTTCGACCCCCTCACGGGGGACGGGCCGCGGGACATCGTGATCCTCGGCTCCACGGGTTCGATCGGCACCCAGGCCATCGATCTCGTCCGGCGCAACCCGGACCGCTTCCGCGTCACCGCGCTGTCCGCCGCGGGCGGCCGCGTCGGCCTCCTCGCCGAGCAGGCGCGTCAGCTGCGGGTCGGGACGGTCGCGGTCGCCGACGAGAACGCCGTACCGGCACTGCGCGAGGCACTGAAGGGGCAGTACGCCGCGGGGGAGGCGCTGCCCGAGATCCTGGCCGGACCCGACGCCGCGGCACAGCTCGCCGCGTCCGACTGCCACACCGTCCTCAACGGGATCACCGGCTCCATCGGCCTCGCGCCGACGCTCGCCGCCCTCGAGGCGGGCCGCACCCTCGCGCTCGCCAACAAGGAATCCCTCATCGTCGGCGGGCCCCTCGTCAAGGCGCTCGCCAAGCCCGGCCAGATCATCCCGGTCGACTCCGAGCACGCCGCGCTCTTCCAGGCACTGGCCGCGGGCACGCGCGCGGACGTACGGAAACTGGTCGTCACCGCCTCCGGCGGCCCCTTCCGGGGACGTACCAAGGCCGACCTGGCGAACGTCACCCCCGAGGACGCGCTGGCGCACCCCACCTGGGCCATGGGCCCGGTCATCACCGTCAACTCCGCGACGCTGGTCAACAAGGGCCTCGAGGTCATCGAGGCGCACCTGCTCTACGACATCCCCTTCGACCGCATCGAGGTCGTCGTCCACCCGCAGTCGTACGTCCACTCCATGGTGGAGTTCACCGACGGCTCGACCCTCGCCCAGGCCACCCCGCCCGACATGAGCGGCCCCATCGCCATCGGTATCGGCTGGCCCGAGCGCATCCCCGGCGCCGCCCCCGCCTTCGACTGGACGAAGGCGTCGAGCTGGGAATTCTTCCCCCTCGACAACGACGCGTTCCCGTCGGTCGGGCTCGCCCGGCACGTCGGAGAGCTCGCGGGCACGGCCCCGGCAGTGTTCAATGCCGCCAATGAGGAGTGCGTGGACGCGTTCCTGAAGGGCGCGCTGCCCTTCAACGGCATCATGGAGACCGTCACGAGGACGGTGGAGGAACACGAGACCGCCGTCACCGGCGGGCCGGGAACCTCCCTGACCGTCGCGGACGTCCTCGAAGCGGAGACCTGGGCGCGTGCTCGGGCACGCGAACTGGCAGCAAAGACGACCGCGGAGGCCCGTGCATGA
- a CDS encoding acyl-CoA dehydrogenase family protein, whose translation MSAPTPKPSVSEREARQVAEAAREQDWRKPSFAKELFLGRFRLDLVHPHPMPPDEDAQRGEEFLAKLRDFCETKIDSARIEREAKIPDEVLNGLKELGALGMKIDTKYGGLGLTQVYYNKALALVGSASPAIGALLSAHQSIGVPQPLKIFGTQEQKDAFLPRCARTDITAFLLTEPDVGSDPARLATMAVPDGDEYVLDGVKLWTTNGVVADLLVVMARVPKSEGHKGGITAFVVEAAAEGVTVENRNAFMGLRGLENGVTRFHNVRVPAAHRIGPEGAGLKIALTTLNTGRLSLPAMCVGAGKWCLKIAREWSAAREQWGKPVAFHEAVGAKISFIAATTFALEAVLDLSSQMADEDRNDIRIEAALAKLYGSEMACLMADELVQIRGGRGFETAESLAARGERAVPAEQILRDLRINRIFEGSTEIMHLLIAREAVDAHLKVAGDLIDPDKTLSDKAKAGARAGGFYARWLPKLVAGPGQLPRSYAEFHPEGHPDLSGHLRYVERGSRKLARSTFYAMSRWQGKMETKQGFLGRVVDIGAELFAMSAACVRAELLRTTEDHGREAYQLADAFCRQSRIRIEELFGRLWTNTDDLDRKVVKGVLSGTYTWLEEGIVDPSGDGPWIADTALPATPRPDVRRVIKEG comes from the coding sequence ATGTCCGCACCAACCCCCAAACCGTCCGTGAGCGAACGCGAGGCCCGGCAGGTCGCCGAGGCCGCCCGCGAACAGGACTGGCGCAAGCCGAGCTTCGCCAAGGAACTCTTCCTCGGCCGATTCCGTCTCGACCTCGTCCACCCGCACCCGATGCCGCCCGACGAGGACGCGCAGCGCGGCGAGGAGTTCCTCGCCAAGCTCCGCGACTTCTGCGAGACGAAGATCGACTCGGCCCGCATCGAACGTGAGGCGAAGATCCCCGACGAGGTGCTCAACGGCCTCAAGGAGCTCGGCGCCCTCGGCATGAAGATCGACACGAAGTACGGCGGACTCGGCCTCACGCAGGTCTACTACAACAAGGCCCTCGCCCTCGTCGGCTCCGCCAGCCCCGCGATCGGCGCGCTGCTCTCCGCGCACCAGTCGATCGGCGTACCGCAGCCCCTGAAGATCTTCGGCACGCAGGAGCAGAAGGACGCCTTCCTGCCCCGCTGTGCCCGTACCGACATCACCGCGTTCCTGCTCACCGAGCCCGACGTCGGTTCGGACCCAGCACGTCTGGCCACCATGGCGGTGCCCGACGGCGACGAGTACGTCCTGGACGGCGTGAAGCTGTGGACCACCAACGGCGTCGTCGCGGACCTGCTCGTCGTCATGGCGCGGGTGCCGAAGTCCGAGGGGCACAAGGGCGGCATCACCGCGTTCGTCGTGGAAGCGGCGGCCGAGGGCGTCACCGTCGAGAACCGCAACGCGTTCATGGGCCTGCGCGGGCTGGAGAACGGCGTGACCCGCTTCCACAACGTACGGGTCCCCGCCGCCCACCGCATCGGACCCGAGGGCGCGGGCCTCAAGATCGCCCTCACCACCCTCAACACCGGTCGGCTCTCGCTGCCCGCCATGTGCGTCGGCGCGGGCAAGTGGTGTCTGAAGATCGCCCGCGAGTGGTCGGCCGCGCGGGAGCAGTGGGGCAAGCCCGTCGCGTTCCACGAGGCGGTCGGCGCGAAGATCTCCTTCATCGCGGCGACGACGTTCGCACTGGAGGCCGTCCTCGACCTCTCCTCGCAGATGGCCGACGAGGACCGCAACGACATCCGCATCGAGGCGGCCCTCGCCAAGCTGTACGGCTCCGAGATGGCCTGTCTGATGGCCGACGAGCTCGTCCAGATCCGCGGCGGCCGCGGCTTCGAGACCGCCGAGTCCCTCGCGGCCCGCGGCGAGCGCGCCGTGCCCGCCGAGCAGATCCTGCGCGACCTGCGCATCAACCGCATCTTCGAGGGCTCCACCGAGATCATGCATCTGCTGATCGCCCGCGAGGCGGTGGACGCCCACCTGAAGGTCGCGGGTGACCTCATCGACCCCGACAAGACCCTGTCCGACAAGGCGAAGGCGGGTGCGCGGGCCGGCGGCTTCTACGCCCGCTGGCTGCCGAAGCTGGTGGCCGGGCCCGGCCAACTACCGCGCTCGTACGCCGAGTTCCACCCGGAGGGGCACCCCGACCTCTCCGGTCATCTGCGCTACGTCGAGCGGGGCTCCCGCAAGCTGGCCCGCTCCACCTTCTACGCCATGTCCCGCTGGCAGGGGAAGATGGAGACCAAGCAGGGCTTCCTCGGCCGTGTCGTCGACATCGGCGCCGAGCTGTTCGCGATGAGCGCGGCGTGCGTACGCGCCGAACTCCTGCGCACCACCGAGGACCACGGCCGCGAGGCGTACCAACTGGCCGACGCCTTCTGCCGCCAGTCCCGCATCCGGATCGAGGAGCTCTTCGGCCGGCTGTGGACCAACACCGACGACCTGGACCGCAAGGTGGTCAAGGGCGTCCTCTCGGGGACGTACACCTGGCTGGAGGAAGGGATCGTCGACCCCTCCGGTGACGGCCCGTGGATCGCGGACACCGCGCTGCCCGCCACGCCACGGCCCGACGTGCGCAGGGTGATCAAGGAGGGATGA
- a CDS encoding M50 family metallopeptidase, whose translation MTTLMMILGIVVFVIGLLFSIAWHELGHLSTAKMFGIRVPQYMVGFGPTLFSRKKGDTEYGVKAIPLGGYIRMIGMFPPGADGRIEARSTSPWRGMIEDARSAAFEELKPGDETRLFYTRKPWKRVIVMFAGPFMNLILAVAIFLGVMMTFGISSQTTQVGKVSDCVIQQSENRAKCEKGDKAAPAKAAGLKPGDKIVAFQGTSVDDWSALQSKIRETIGPATITVERDGKRVDLHANLIRNQVTKTDGDGAYVEGKYVYAGFLGFTPATGIVQQSFGDSVDRMGDMMENGVESIIALPSKIPDLWNAAFGDGERKQDSPMGVVGAARVGGDVFTLDIPPENQIAMMLFLIAGFNLSLFLFNMLPLLPLDGGHIAGALWESLRRNAAKVLRRPDPGPFDVAKLMPVAYVVAGIFICFTILVLIADVVNPVRIS comes from the coding sequence ATGACGACACTGATGATGATCCTCGGGATAGTCGTCTTCGTGATCGGGCTGCTCTTCTCGATCGCCTGGCACGAACTGGGGCACCTGTCGACCGCCAAGATGTTCGGCATCCGCGTGCCGCAGTACATGGTGGGCTTCGGACCGACCCTCTTCTCGCGCAAGAAGGGCGACACCGAGTACGGCGTCAAGGCGATCCCCCTCGGCGGGTACATCCGCATGATCGGCATGTTCCCGCCCGGCGCCGACGGCCGCATAGAGGCACGGTCCACGTCCCCCTGGCGCGGCATGATCGAGGACGCGCGCTCGGCGGCGTTCGAGGAGCTCAAGCCCGGCGACGAGACCCGCCTCTTCTACACGCGCAAGCCCTGGAAGCGCGTGATCGTGATGTTCGCCGGGCCGTTCATGAACCTGATCCTCGCCGTGGCGATCTTCCTCGGCGTGATGATGACGTTCGGCATCAGCAGCCAGACGACCCAGGTCGGCAAGGTCTCCGACTGCGTCATCCAGCAGAGCGAGAACCGCGCCAAGTGCGAGAAGGGCGACAAGGCCGCGCCCGCCAAGGCGGCAGGCCTGAAGCCCGGCGACAAGATCGTCGCCTTCCAGGGCACGTCCGTCGACGACTGGTCCGCGCTCCAGTCGAAGATCCGCGAGACCATCGGCCCGGCCACGATCACGGTCGAGCGCGACGGCAAGCGGGTCGACCTGCACGCCAACCTCATCAGGAACCAGGTCACCAAGACCGACGGCGACGGCGCGTACGTGGAGGGCAAGTACGTCTACGCCGGCTTCCTCGGCTTCACCCCCGCCACCGGCATCGTGCAGCAGTCCTTCGGCGACTCCGTCGACCGCATGGGCGACATGATGGAGAACGGCGTCGAGTCGATCATCGCCCTGCCGTCCAAGATCCCCGACCTGTGGAACGCGGCGTTCGGCGACGGCGAACGCAAGCAGGACTCCCCGATGGGCGTCGTCGGCGCGGCCCGCGTGGGCGGCGACGTGTTCACCCTGGACATCCCGCCGGAGAACCAGATCGCGATGATGCTGTTCCTCATCGCGGGCTTCAACCTCTCGCTCTTCCTCTTCAACATGCTGCCGCTGCTCCCGCTCGACGGCGGCCACATCGCGGGCGCCCTGTGGGAGTCCCTGCGCCGCAACGCCGCGAAGGTCCTGCGCCGCCCCGACCCGGGCCCGTTCGACGTCGCCAAGCTGATGCCGGTCGCCTACGTGGTGGCGGGGATCTTCATCTGCTTCACGATCCTCGTCCTCATCGCGGACGTGGTGAACCCGGTCAGAATCTCCTGA